Genomic DNA from Chitinophaga lutea:
CCGCAACGCTGATCAGTCACACCGGTGCAGGGGCGCTCACGTTCCGTTACCAGGTGACGGCGGCCGATCTGGACCTGGACGGCATTACGCTGGGTAACAGTGTAATGTTGGGCGGAGGGGTGCTGAATGATGCGGCCGGCAATATGGCCGTGCCAGCTCTGCAGAATATCGGTAATGCCAGCAATGTTTATGTATATCCTGCGGTCCCCTCCGTGCAATTGTCCGGCACGCCTTCGCTGAATGCGCCGTTTACGGTGAATATCGGGTTCAGCGAAGCGGTAACCGGTTTCATAGCGGCAGATATCAGCGCGACCAATGCGACGATCGGCAACCTGCAAACGGCGGACAATATCACCTACACCGCCGTGGTGACGCCGGTTGCGGACGGTTTGGTGAACATCAGCGTACCGGCGAATATGGCGTTCAACATTGCGGGTACCGGCAACACCGCCTCGAATGCGATCGCCTATACTTATGACGGCACCGCGCCGGTAGTCGCCTCCGTGGCTGTTCCGGCGAATGGTTATTACAAAGCCGGGGATGTCCTGCAATTCACGGTGAATTACAGCGAAAATGTGATGGTTAACACCTCGGGTGGCGCACCCACCCTTGGAGTGAGCGTCGGCGGCGTTACCCGCCAGGCCGGGTATACCGGTGGCGATGGTACATCCGCGCTGACCTTCGCTTATACCGTCCAGAACGGCGAGCTCGACACAGACGGCATCGCACTGGGCGGCGCGTTGCAGTTGAATGGCGCCGGCATCAGGGACGCTTCGGGCAATCATGCATCACTCGCGCTGGCCAACGCCGGCAACCTCGGCGCTGTACGGGTAGACGCCGTCGCGCCGGTGATTTACTCGGTAGGCATTCCGGCTGACGGATATTATAAAACAGACGACCAGCTCAGCTTTACCGTTGTGTTCAGCGAACCGGTGACGGTCGTTACAACCGGCGGCCTGCCTTATATCGATCTCACACTGGGCGCTGCTACCGTGCGCGCCAACTATACAAGCGGCTCCGGGACGAACGTGCTGTTGTTCCGCTACCGGGTGCAGGCGGGCGACCAGGATACCGATGGTATCGTCGCCGGCAACAGCATCATACCGGATGGCGGCACGTTGAGGGATGTAGCCGGCAACGACGCATTGCCTGCCCTGCAGAACGTCGGCAACACCGGCAATGTTTTCGTGTATTCGCGGATACCTGCGGTAGCACTGCTGACCGACAATTTGCGGTTAAACGCGCCGTTCCCGCTGAGCATTGTGTTCAGCGAGGCGGTGACCGGGTTTGCTGCGGCTGATATTGTCGCCACCAACGCCGTGATCAGTAACCTGCAGACAAGCGACAACATCACTTATACCGCGCTGGTAACGCCGGTAGCGGAGGGTGGGGTCAGCCTGCAGGTGCCGGCAAACGCGGCCGTCAATATCGCGAATAGGGGCAACACCCTGTCGAACGTCATCTCTTATTATTACGACGGCACCGCGCCGGCAGTAAGCTCCGTAACCGTACCGGCAAACGGCTATTACAAGGCCGGCGACGTGCTGAACTTCACGGTGAACTACAGCGAAAACGTAACGGTCAATACAACCGGCGGAATACCCAGCCTGAGCGTCATCATCGGCAGCAGCACGCGGCAGGCGGTATTCACGGGCGGTTCAGGCTCGTCTGCATGGACGTTCCGTTACACGGTGCAGGATGGTGAAATGGATATGGACGGCATTGCCATCACCGGCGGCCTGTCGATGAACGGCGCCGTTGCCCGCGATGCTTCCGGTAATACGGCGTTGACCACGCTCAACAATACCGGCAGCACGGCAGGCGTGTTCGTGAATACGGCGAAACCTTCGGTGACGGTATCCACCGCTGCGCCCGCCCGCGTGAACGCTCCGTTTACGGCCACGCTGGTGTTCAGTGAGGCGGTAACCGGTCTCACCGCCGGCGAGGTAACACTCACCAACGGCACCGGCAGCAACCTGCAAACGGCCAATAACATCACCTACACCTTGCTGATCACGCCGGCGGCAGACGGCCCGGTAAGCATACATGTACCGGCTGCGGCTGCGGTGAACATCGCCGGTAACGGCAACACGGCATCCAATACGGTTTCCGTGAACTACGACGGCACTGCACCGGTCATCACGGCCGGCCAGGCATTCACGACCAGCCAGAACAGCACCGTGGGCACAGTGGCAGGGAAGGTGACGGCAACCGAGGCTGTGGGCACCCTGCAGAACTGGACGATTACCAACGACGGTTCCGGCGGCGCCTTTGCCATAGATGCAACGGGTAACATCACCGTGAAAGACGCAGCGATACTAGCGGCCAATGCAGGCCGCACCGTAGCGGTGAGTGTTACCATCAGCGACGGGCTCAATACCAGCGCGCCGGTTCCGGTGACCATCACCATCAACTTCGTGAACAAGGCACCGGCTTTCAACACGGTGGCCGATGCTGCGGTTTGTGCATCCACTACCATGCGTACCATCCAGGTAACGGGCGCCACAGCAACGGAGCCGGGTCAGACCTATGCCTTCACGATCAGCAGCAACCAGCCATACTTTGATGTATTGTCGGTGAATGCGGCCGGCCTCATCAGTTACCAGCTGAAAAACACGGTAACAAGCGGGCAGGCAACCATCACGCTGACCATCAAAGACAATGGGGGAACGGCCAATGGTGGTGTAGACGCCTTCAGCCGCAACTTCACCATCACCATCAACAGCCTCCCTGCCATCAGCATCAGCAGCAACAAAGGCGGCACCATTTCCAAGGGAGATGTCGTATTGCTCACCGCGAGCGGCGCCGCTACCTACAGCTGGGCCAATGCGGACGGCATCATCAGCGGGCAGCAGCAGCCGGTGCTGGAAGCCAAACCGATGGCAACCACCACTTACCAGGTGACCGGCACTACGGCAGACGGATGCAACGGCACAGGCAACATCCAGATCACGGTGCTCGAAGACTTCAAAGTGGACGCTACCAACATCCTTACGCCTAACGGCGACGGAAGAAACGACAAGTGGGTGATCCGCAACATCGGCAGCTACCCGGACAATGAACTGAAGATTTACGACCGCGCGGGCCGCATCGTGTATACGCGCAGGAATTATAACAACGAATGGGATGGCATGGTCAACGGGAACCCGCTGGCGGAAGGCACTTATTATTACATCCTGATTATTAACGGAGGAGCGAAAACCGCCAAAGGGTATATCACCATTGTGCGGGATCGCAACTAATCCTTAATTATAGTACCATGAAGAGGTATTCATATCACTTACGGAGCATCCTTTGCGGCGCATTCCTGCTGGCAGCAGGGCTCACGCAGCAGGCTGCCGCGCAGTCGGCCGGCGAATCACCTGCGTTGCTGGTGCCGTCCGGTACGCAGTTTTTCCAGAATCAGTACCTGGGCAACCCCGCCATGGCGGGCATCGACTCGGGCCTGCATCTGAACGCCGCCTACCGGCGGCAATGGGGGAGCATTGAAGGCGCGCCGGAGAGCATGTTCTTTACGGCCGACGGGCCCGTAGCCCGCCGTGTGGGAGCGGGGCTCACGGTGTACAACGATAAGGCGGGCCTGATGAACAGGACGCGTGCGGCGCTTACTTATGCGTATCACCTCCCGGTTTCCGATCGCGGGCAGTTCCTGCATTTCGGTATCTCGGGCGCCATGAACTTTCAGCGGATCAACTACAAAGACCTCGACGGTGATATCAACGATCCTTCGGTTTCGGCCTTCAACCGCCGCGACGATTATTTCGAAGGTGAGTTCGGTATGGCCTATACCGACAGGCACTGGACGTTACAGGCCGCCCTGCCCAACATCCGCAGCGTCGTGAGCGGCAACAACGAAGCGAACGGCGGGAGCATCTTTCTCACCGCGGCTTCTTACCGCTTTCTGCCGGAAGGCGCC
This window encodes:
- a CDS encoding Ig-like domain-containing protein; translation: MKNMFVKSMKPLLLLCSMLACSIFAMAQYNSTVLETGKYYCAVTRDQQNNVYLVRYNSTAGKYEVAKYVNGDPANVISIYSNLSFGATEFPWGIAVNANGDVFVTNPNPANQWEIVKLAHNAGVYTPSVIQTGKYYSALAVDIDNNLLVMEYYAGPPTRYRLMRYQAGQEHMAGVEIYNGLTYTAGVTFTYPWGIITDAQRNIYILDMWENSGGRVIKLPYPGYAPATPVTTGRSFSSIAIDGKGYIYTIEGIEGGDGSTAHVMKYKDITQPGTELFTGLTNVILGYPWGIAVNSTGNVIHVNDGSGAGGIGRFLQLAPQPVSVASILPAGSNPTAAASVSFTVVFSGLPDEVTSSAFSLTTTGLTGSSITGVSGSGNVYTVTVATGTGDGTIRLDVNGTGIINPLVNIPYTGGTIYNIDRTGPTGSLQINSGAAATNSPNVTLNITGTDVSTPLEMAFSNGAGWTAYEPFAATKAWTLPAGDGVKNVSMRLRDRAGNVNTATISDDITLDQIPPSTTIVTSPPSNSSSTSATFEFGSNETGATFEVSLDGSAFAAASNPVTFAGLVTGPHTINVRAKDQAGNVDPTPEPYTWNISILNPGVTSVAVPANGYYKVGNALNFTVNFNANVTVNTAGGTPYIGVTIGTDTKQAGYAGGSGTSMLTFVYIIQPGDNDMNGIALAPSVTLNGGTMQSALGGSILSALNNTGSTSGILVNTQQPTVTLSTVATSPVNQRFFATATFSEAVTGFTMADISTTNASLSGLSTSDNITYTFEVIPVAAGNLTVEVPANRASNVAGNPNTVSNTLTLTYDADPPAVANVAVPASGNYKSGDVLHFTVNFNENVVVTGTPSLPVIIGGNTRQAAYSAGSGTQAFVFSYTIQAGELDQDGIALGASIALNGGTIKDAATNNATLTLNNAGSSAGVLVDAVAPVVLSVTVPAPGYYKTGGQLDFIVQFSEPVGVTVTNGIPYLTVHLASGDVSATLISHTGAGALTFRYQVTAADLDLDGITLGNSVMLGGGVLNDAAGNMAVPALQNIGNASNVYVYPAVPSVQLSGTPSLNAPFTVNIGFSEAVTGFIAADISATNATIGNLQTADNITYTAVVTPVADGLVNISVPANMAFNIAGTGNTASNAIAYTYDGTAPVVASVAVPANGYYKAGDVLQFTVNYSENVMVNTSGGAPTLGVSVGGVTRQAGYTGGDGTSALTFAYTVQNGELDTDGIALGGALQLNGAGIRDASGNHASLALANAGNLGAVRVDAVAPVIYSVGIPADGYYKTDDQLSFTVVFSEPVTVVTTGGLPYIDLTLGAATVRANYTSGSGTNVLLFRYRVQAGDQDTDGIVAGNSIIPDGGTLRDVAGNDALPALQNVGNTGNVFVYSRIPAVALLTDNLRLNAPFPLSIVFSEAVTGFAAADIVATNAVISNLQTSDNITYTALVTPVAEGGVSLQVPANAAVNIANRGNTLSNVISYYYDGTAPAVSSVTVPANGYYKAGDVLNFTVNYSENVTVNTTGGIPSLSVIIGSSTRQAVFTGGSGSSAWTFRYTVQDGEMDMDGIAITGGLSMNGAVARDASGNTALTTLNNTGSTAGVFVNTAKPSVTVSTAAPARVNAPFTATLVFSEAVTGLTAGEVTLTNGTGSNLQTANNITYTLLITPAADGPVSIHVPAAAAVNIAGNGNTASNTVSVNYDGTAPVITAGQAFTTSQNSTVGTVAGKVTATEAVGTLQNWTITNDGSGGAFAIDATGNITVKDAAILAANAGRTVAVSVTISDGLNTSAPVPVTITINFVNKAPAFNTVADAAVCASTTMRTIQVTGATATEPGQTYAFTISSNQPYFDVLSVNAAGLISYQLKNTVTSGQATITLTIKDNGGTANGGVDAFSRNFTITINSLPAISISSNKGGTISKGDVVLLTASGAATYSWANADGIISGQQQPVLEAKPMATTTYQVTGTTADGCNGTGNIQITVLEDFKVDATNILTPNGDGRNDKWVIRNIGSYPDNELKIYDRAGRIVYTRRNYNNEWDGMVNGNPLAEGTYYYILIINGGAKTAKGYITIVRDRN
- a CDS encoding PorP/SprF family type IX secretion system membrane protein codes for the protein MKRYSYHLRSILCGAFLLAAGLTQQAAAQSAGESPALLVPSGTQFFQNQYLGNPAMAGIDSGLHLNAAYRRQWGSIEGAPESMFFTADGPVARRVGAGLTVYNDKAGLMNRTRAALTYAYHLPVSDRGQFLHFGISGAMNFQRINYKDLDGDINDPSVSAFNRRDDYFEGEFGMAYTDRHWTLQAALPNIRSVVSGNNEANGGSIFLTAASYRFLPEGAVSLIEPKICYRGVRGFDNILDVGVNVGFLQNKANVMAMYHTSKSVTAGIGVNIRETLVIQAMYSTQTGGIKTYVDGSYEIGATIHLFR